Proteins encoded by one window of Chanos chanos chromosome 7, fChaCha1.1, whole genome shotgun sequence:
- the mblac1 gene encoding metallo-beta-lactamase domain-containing protein 1 — translation MADACNNRLSCTTKKIESGDIGPDISGDPYSVSVLKVGYCSPQPDGSTRADGSISLLTGPKVILVDTGGPWDQDFLLSKLKEKGLSPTDVTIVIGTHGHSDHVGNLGMFPHATIVVGSDISEGDRYLPNRLTEGQPYPIDNNVSIVPTPGHTGRDVSVLVKGTSAGTVLVAGDLFECCNDEDSWRELSENPEVQEVSRQEALRTADVIIPGHGPLFRVYREPID, via the exons atggctgacgctTGCAATAACAGACTCTCTTGCACTACAAAGAAAATTGAGTCCGGGGACATAGGACCAGATATTTCAGGAGATCCGTACAGCGTTTCAGTGTTGAAAGTTGGCTACTGCTCTCCACAACCAGATGGCTCCACACGGGCCGACGGAAGCATCTCTTTACTAACCGGGCCCAAAGTTATTCTGGTGGATACAGGAGGACCGTGGGACCAAGACTTTCTCCTctcaaaactgaaagaaaagggTCTGAGTCCAACTGATGTAACCATAGTGATCGGTACCCACGGACACTCCGACCACGTGGGTAACTTGGGAATGTTTCCACATGCAACAATTGTTGTGGGAAGTGACATAAGCGAAGGGGATCGATACCTCCCCAATCGACTGACTGAGGGACAACCATACCCAATTGACAACAAT GTGTCTATAGTGCCCACTCCAGGCCACACAGGTCGAGACGTTAGTGTGCTGGTGAAGGGAACGTCAGCAGGAACAGTGCTAGTTGCTGGGGACTTGTTTGAGTGTTGCAATGATGAAGACTCCTGGAGGGAGCTGAGTGAGAACCCAGAGGTGCAGGAGGTCAGCCGGCAGGAGGCGTTACGGACCGCTGATGTCATCATACCAGGACACGGACCTCTGTTCAGAGTATACAGGGAACCAATTGACTGA
- the tm4sf21b gene encoding transmembrane 4 L6 family member 5: MCTGKCSRFIAIALYPLALVSVICNIMLFFPGWETKWVSEEGNGENRITPEVKYMGGLIGGGIMVLVPAIHIHLTGKKGCCANRCGMFLSIGFAALGVAGAIYSLSVASVGLANGPVCSVKGTWTRPFLNDSGSYLSDRESWAVCTEPKDVVEFNLGLFATLLLVACVELLLCGFQMVNGLFGCLCGTCNEK; the protein is encoded by the exons ATGTGCACAGGGAAGTGTTCCAGATTCATAGCCATCGCGCTGTACCCACTGGCCTTGGTGTCTGTCATCTGTAACATAATGCTCTTCTTTCCTGGTTGGGAGACCAAATGGGTTTCGGAGGAGGGAAACGGAGAAAATCGCATCACCCCGGAGGTCAAATACATGGGCGGGCTCATTGGAGGAGGAATCATG GTGCTGGTCCCAGCAATCCACATCCACTTAACTGGAAAGAAAGGGTGCTGTGCTAACCGCTGTGGG ATGTTCCTGTCCATTGGGTTCGCTGCACTAGGTGTTGCTGGTGCCATTTACAGTCTATCTGTGGCATCTGTGGGGCTGGCGAACGGGCCTGTGTGCTCTGTAAAAGGAACCTGGACTAGACCATTCCTAAACGA TAGCGGCAGTTACCTGAGCGACCGTGAATCCTGGGCAGTGTGCACGGAGCCAAAGGACGTGGTGGAGTTTAACCTTGGGCTCTTCGCCACCCTTCTCCTGGTAGCCTGTGTGGAACTGCTGCTCTGTGGTTTCCAGATGGTGAACGGACTCTTCGGCTGCCTGTGTGGTACCTGCAATGAAAAATAG